Proteins encoded by one window of Xanthomonas sp. DAR 80977:
- a CDS encoding aldehyde dehydrogenase family protein: MQADAPLHDAAPAAIAALFAAQQPTALAWRTSTAAERIARLRVLRGALLAQRQALYAAFAADFGKPALEVELTELLPVVDEIATAIAQLPRWMRPRKVASTLLTLGMRARIAFQPKGRCLIVGPWNYPVATVLGPLVSALAAGNTVIVKPSEFTPHVNAVLQALLEEAFARSEVALVQGAAATAQALLECPFDHVFFTGSAAVGRQVMAAAARQLMPVTLELGGKSPVIVDRSADLRRAAEVIVWAKLVNAGQTCIAPDSLFVHRDVREPLLRHCRELLAQRYGDSAQAVAASPDLARMIHDRHAARLAGLIDEARAGGAQVLAGGDYDLARRFVAPTLLAQVPAHARIAQEEIFGPVLPVYEFGHIDDLIAQLDASPKPLALYLWSRDRALTEQVLSRTSSGSAVVNHCLQQFVHTGLPFGGIGGSGFGAAHGVHGFRTFSHERALLHGGRLLTAKAFFPPYTPLQRRLAAGLSGWLARK; encoded by the coding sequence CGAGCGCATCGCCCGGCTGCGCGTGCTGCGCGGCGCGCTGCTGGCGCAACGGCAGGCGCTGTATGCCGCGTTCGCGGCCGACTTCGGCAAGCCCGCGCTGGAAGTGGAACTGACCGAGCTGCTGCCGGTGGTGGACGAGATCGCCACCGCGATCGCGCAGCTGCCGCGCTGGATGCGGCCGCGCAAGGTCGCCTCGACCCTGCTGACGCTGGGCATGCGCGCGCGCATCGCATTCCAGCCCAAGGGCCGCTGTCTGATCGTCGGCCCGTGGAACTATCCGGTGGCCACCGTGCTGGGGCCGCTGGTGTCGGCGCTGGCGGCCGGCAACACTGTCATCGTCAAGCCGTCCGAGTTCACCCCGCACGTCAATGCGGTGCTGCAGGCGTTGCTCGAGGAGGCGTTCGCGCGCAGCGAGGTGGCGCTGGTGCAGGGCGCGGCGGCGACCGCGCAGGCGCTGCTGGAATGCCCGTTCGACCATGTGTTCTTCACCGGCTCGGCGGCGGTGGGGCGGCAGGTGATGGCCGCCGCCGCGCGCCAGCTGATGCCGGTGACGCTGGAACTGGGCGGCAAGTCGCCGGTCATCGTCGATCGCAGCGCGGACCTGCGCCGCGCCGCCGAGGTGATCGTGTGGGCCAAGCTGGTCAATGCCGGCCAGACCTGCATCGCCCCGGACAGCCTGTTCGTGCATCGCGACGTGCGCGAGCCCCTGTTGCGCCATTGCCGCGAACTGCTGGCGCAGCGCTATGGCGACAGCGCGCAGGCGGTCGCCGCCAGCCCGGACCTGGCGCGCATGATCCACGACCGCCATGCCGCGCGCCTGGCCGGGCTGATCGACGAGGCGCGCGCCGGCGGCGCGCAGGTGCTGGCCGGCGGCGACTACGATCTGGCGCGGCGCTTCGTGGCGCCCACGCTGCTGGCGCAGGTGCCGGCGCATGCGCGCATCGCCCAGGAGGAGATCTTCGGCCCGGTGTTGCCGGTCTACGAATTCGGGCATATCGACGACCTGATCGCCCAGCTCGACGCGTCCCCGAAGCCGCTGGCGCTGTACCTGTGGAGCCGCGACCGTGCACTGACCGAACAGGTGTTGAGCCGCACCAGTTCCGGCAGCGCGGTGGTCAACCATTGCCTGCAGCAGTTCGTGCATACCGGCCTGCCGTTCGGCGGGATCGGCGGCTCCGGTTTCGGCGCCGCGCATGGCGTGCATGGTTTCAGGACGTTTTCGCACGAACGGGCGCTGCTGCACGGCGGCCGCCTGCTGACCGCGAAGGCGTTCTTCCCGCCCTATACGCCGTTGCAGCGGCGCTTGGCGGCCGGTTTGAGCGGCTGGCTGGCACGCAAGTGA